A window of SAR324 cluster bacterium genomic DNA:
CCCTTGGCGATGCAGTGTCCGTGACCACGGTGGGTACTGGCGATGCGGTCTTCATCGTTGAGGTGCATGCAGAAGCCGACGGCAGAAGCCTCCTCGCCAGCGTACAGGTGGACGAAGCCCGGAATCTCTCCCGTGGCAAACT
This region includes:
- a CDS encoding thiamine pyrophosphate-dependent enzyme encodes the protein MSLSESKLLQAYRKMRQIRVFEDRVHDEFATGEIPGFVHLYAGEEASAVGFCMHLNDEDRIASTHRGHGHCIAKG